One segment of Methanothermobacter sp. DNA contains the following:
- a CDS encoding YkvA family protein: MDFTHFYDVLRDNINSYRGEYERIVDYAPDLFRLLADVLRSDELLGEERLRISAAMGYLVAPYDVIPEEIYGPHGYIDDVYLCAVVVDELASRHGYAFLEEHWAGDEELESVIEECLERASEILGEKRGEILSYAGFR, translated from the coding sequence ATGGATTTCACACATTTCTATGATGTTTTACGGGATAACATTAACAGTTACCGTGGAGAATATGAGAGGATAGTGGATTACGCCCCGGATCTCTTCCGGCTGCTGGCTGACGTGCTTAGGAGTGATGAGCTGCTGGGTGAGGAGAGGCTGAGGATATCCGCCGCCATGGGTTACCTGGTGGCCCCCTACGATGTGATACCCGAGGAGATCTATGGTCCACATGGATACATTGACGACGTTTACCTCTGCGCTGTGGTTGTGGATGAGCTTGCATCCCGCCACGGATACGCCTTTCTGGAGGAGCACTGGGCTGGTGATGAAGAACTTGAATCAGTTATTGAAGAGTGCCTGGAGAGGGCCTCAGAGATACTGGGAGAAAAAAGAGGGGAAATACTCTCATATGCCGGTTTCAGGTGA
- a CDS encoding carboxypeptidase regulatory-like domain-containing protein, which produces MNDITDGFSSLRKGAYTGIALFILLLSILAMTCPVSAAELNDSTIPPPGIDPYGTVKSWNGDPIENATVRALQDGVTVAENTTSSSGAYNLILPPGTYEVVASAENYTQSSLILDVNEPLEVNFELAYPNSFYGTVYDTTGTPLENVIVEVRDQLDVTIAENYTDSAGRYMVNYGRYFDEHPGVIQAYLALVAFRGDLFTERYNILMDPGESSRFDLEMEYRTTLRGTVRGQETLPSGIPVTVLLEGENRTEYTDLYGNFYFEFREDEVPLVRGVTVDAYGYHPWSSDLTLQPGDDITLDIILDERTLLTVNVTNSSGEPVEDAVISFAGMEGYTGEDGSVKLAVETGELTLQVSHPLYAPETRTIQVDDGENTLSIELIRFGLPVEVRGTVVDRGTPIEGAEVVLESGSFRLSRYTSSSGEYAFSTDDHPLLTSGVPVTLTVQMWMYKPYAETFTVPETGDYREIELEHETTLGGYVSDPDDNIVYADVTLSYTQNGEPVELNAGLDEGGHYLFYGVGPSDTGTYDIHAYHPLYRPYHAVIALNMSSENVHNIVMGYYDGSASFKVVNWDGEPLSGVGIQLDGPAHLYRVTGADGVALFNHIPDGLWTYTVGPYGYVPVTGNFTITDGGSESVTVRLIRKGLPVTLQGHVYDSMGAPLRGVRLYFWPETHPGYTSIWGETNSDGFYIFTTQNFPELVSGLSGHLKTYLSHYRDADIYMLMGEGVTTRDIQLDLWPSNITVNVTDINGNPVVGETVYLYGLDTFSGTTGADGLAVFEHCPASDWDISLYPYNYYYWDGYWYTLTEDRNLTINVTLVPNTVPLEIKGTVVDDVGVPVFNVKVDLLYINADQPVEWNSVRTDSSGRFICNLHGTTANLMRLVFSKDGYRNLTVDILPWELPVNRIFTLQLDVEETGRVQGYIRNFPGEPLSGITVTASRVGYPSISNTTDSSGFYSFDLPAGNYIFTASSPTHIPVSKATTIAPNLIIPVDFELHLKNSVYGRVLHANFERDPSPLEGALVELLMDGTSVASTITDSEGRYEIAAPISGSYNLTAGLHPYEPASEAVDLQETSALFREIILYPGPYSGIHGTVTDAVTGLPLSGVTVTFRRYRGEFVDLELVALTGTDGSYSFQSLQPWIPYTLDFEKPGYVPVRDLWLFPEVGEDFEHNQPLQPFLSTMIEGQILCWAGPLQGEVVLDGAISMITGPDGRFEFTDIIPGYHILTAYVTDRAESVYFLLGNGEHLHQDIVFRTFVMDRSPSPGEVLRELQSVGVRLFGGRDGAAATLNLYPGTAATGTPLPGILSWTGDWLIFTPSSMPPRGPCTARAEVPGEVTATWTFQYLPPTGNPPVITSISPQDGSFFRKPTEIPVTVSVRNDPGNGLSFVDSKILLDNLPVATMITGNSLTGSWAMTATLSGISAGWHKLTAIAIDPQGLGTSVDWRIFVSYASGPTISNLRVTPAFVPGRESMHITADISEPVRSVSLLFEIPSNSVELGGFEDRIDGYWSGWLRDWQRTFMAPDGEIHFTIMAVGMDGAFSNTLGGSTIVDTTGPEIILTDPDVIKSRNTPIGGILKDLTGIFSFNATSKTCNVTSSFTATTFTVNISAPSDGYHEIVMNATDILGNFRSVVYRILIDTSKPLVQFTAPRENSTVRPGTLLSFRVSDTGPSGLWRGKLMVYYNRMYDRMPDPVPQDLRVLLDGTDITGRLQYGGRTYSDPLISGIYGYNYNYTASLESIEVKYNPRLYGFLSDGQHTLQVTVRDRAGNEETSELRFSSFTGNPEIIEKSIDMVSEENETLIMVFDVQENSDGGFNKFILKVDGSTVASQPIITPGTLPYMCTVRYEVTGNFTEGPHTVSLTVTDGRGFSGTLDTGFYHLERTPVSLQNFNERYMYIPDIGVYSGNHTHYLKTNSSYYFKPGSSALHGYCAMDGPSNNLLGRYSERSDNIILPMGGQLAFTIAETPYINVADAEYLSLWMTDIEVINNVYWGWGGGILVYFDDGRGYNLLVNNTKGIRGFDLLSTLNPPAILYVRHEAPWVNRAGIVDNSVASRRGADGRIWKNYIVKIPEGLNTANLKVIFVWETVNWFQNSAGMTVSVSSKIDHVEFVKSIVDYVYPDFGEEDVKLKPTIWARFKVPLDAARFSSDVFHLRNSAGGIINGTASYDQTLQRAYFTPFSELGGLKTFTGYVSQDIRTIYGVVLPKMGPYTWSFTTARGQPALWQTIRYNGEDYCIYLVWGPDYAGGKPGYLYSGNELVSTYGTLLEIQVLKKVGSNYYEIGDMDLKRMIFQAAQRKAFYTTFNVTSPELIPQSTRDWIEDSAGSWSGWLLWGIAWLVSDPAPIPDDDEVIKDMIGLILGDGSTPATLTGVEQALSWFSTGLTGASKINDAVEKLREMKAKKAGNKFEESVVGDVLEIAEFVKGELDFQRELWEYVFKCMWQLRVAENYRPQLTAILPYTSGGTHEAISEFLSASIDTVKRDIARKVAEHIGKTTVSLIKDAVLDVVSKNPYGKIVVTTLKVFFKIASFTRWDDVHASSNVAVAYSDAEYSFHNAREALVSTFRLVSPDRITVDDVTYPATAGRLWYGAGGYFYDTLLKIARIVRNWPTSDRSSWDAAIPVYERYASEYLRRSGSFIPEVLSSNTDIMRLLPLIKGGTQGKPSRIYLAAYSPVALLVTAPDGRRIGYDPTRPEGQRIVNDFGASAFYNSPYSEPQVMVIPAVIGELRIQAFGVDTDSYRITVEVLDEDGNPISGSEWTGNITPGVYKFFSILIDQYGSTYKYDGRAPVIRVTGVSGGGRYTGTVKPLISVDDDNLEGWFATLNGKLYTGGPVSSPGVYTLVVRATDGVNVVYSTVIFMIQGASPVKPPEEGEHGGVRETVIAHAVYTVSGAVSEVPSRAVVPPAEMVNVTPTGMRGGYDYTWLAVSLLVSVLIIGVYGALRRRNT; this is translated from the coding sequence TTGAATGATATTACTGATGGATTCTCCTCTTTAAGAAAAGGTGCATACACTGGAATTGCTCTTTTTATACTTCTACTGAGTATTCTGGCAATGACATGTCCTGTTTCTGCTGCTGAACTCAACGACTCAACAATACCACCACCTGGCATTGACCCATACGGGACAGTGAAGTCCTGGAATGGGGATCCGATAGAAAATGCAACTGTAAGGGCCCTGCAGGATGGTGTGACGGTTGCTGAGAACACCACCAGTTCATCAGGGGCCTACAACCTTATTCTACCCCCGGGCACCTATGAAGTTGTGGCATCAGCCGAAAATTACACCCAATCATCACTTATTCTTGACGTGAATGAACCCCTCGAGGTTAACTTTGAACTTGCATACCCCAACTCCTTCTACGGTACCGTCTATGACACCACCGGCACACCACTGGAGAACGTCATCGTTGAGGTCCGTGACCAGCTGGATGTCACCATTGCAGAGAACTACACCGATTCCGCTGGCAGATATATGGTAAATTATGGAAGATACTTTGATGAACACCCCGGCGTAATACAGGCCTACCTTGCCCTCGTGGCCTTCCGCGGCGACCTCTTCACAGAGAGGTATAACATCCTCATGGACCCTGGTGAATCATCACGCTTTGATCTTGAAATGGAGTACCGCACCACCCTCAGGGGCACTGTGAGGGGCCAGGAAACCCTGCCATCAGGTATCCCTGTAACCGTCCTTCTTGAGGGCGAGAACCGCACAGAGTACACAGACCTCTATGGGAACTTCTACTTTGAATTCAGAGAGGATGAGGTCCCCCTCGTTAGGGGGGTAACGGTGGACGCATACGGCTACCACCCCTGGAGCAGTGACCTTACCCTGCAGCCAGGTGACGACATAACACTTGATATAATCCTGGATGAGAGGACGCTCCTCACGGTTAACGTCACCAACTCAAGTGGGGAGCCCGTTGAAGATGCTGTTATCTCATTCGCTGGAATGGAAGGATACACCGGTGAGGATGGCTCAGTTAAACTGGCCGTCGAGACAGGAGAACTCACCCTTCAGGTTTCACATCCACTATACGCCCCTGAAACCAGGACAATTCAGGTTGATGATGGTGAAAACACCCTCAGCATAGAACTTATAAGATTCGGGCTTCCGGTTGAGGTTAGGGGAACCGTGGTTGATAGGGGAACACCCATTGAGGGCGCCGAGGTTGTCCTTGAATCAGGCTCATTCCGGTTAAGCAGGTACACCAGTTCCAGTGGGGAGTACGCCTTCAGCACAGATGACCACCCCCTCCTCACATCAGGTGTGCCCGTGACACTCACTGTGCAGATGTGGATGTATAAACCCTACGCTGAGACCTTCACAGTCCCTGAAACAGGAGATTACAGGGAAATTGAACTTGAACATGAAACCACACTGGGAGGTTATGTGAGTGACCCCGACGATAACATCGTATACGCGGATGTTACCCTCAGCTACACCCAGAATGGTGAACCTGTTGAGCTGAACGCGGGCCTTGATGAGGGAGGCCATTACCTCTTCTATGGTGTTGGACCCTCAGATACAGGGACATATGACATCCACGCTTATCACCCACTCTACAGGCCCTACCATGCAGTCATAGCCCTGAACATGTCATCTGAAAACGTTCATAACATCGTTATGGGCTACTATGACGGCTCAGCATCCTTCAAGGTAGTGAACTGGGATGGGGAGCCACTGAGTGGAGTGGGGATCCAGCTTGATGGACCCGCCCACCTCTACAGGGTCACCGGGGCGGATGGTGTTGCACTCTTCAACCACATCCCCGATGGCCTCTGGACCTACACCGTGGGGCCCTACGGCTATGTACCGGTCACCGGTAATTTCACAATCACTGATGGTGGCAGTGAGTCAGTGACGGTGAGGCTCATAAGGAAGGGGCTTCCTGTGACACTGCAGGGTCATGTCTATGACTCAATGGGTGCACCGCTACGGGGTGTCAGGCTGTACTTCTGGCCTGAAACACATCCAGGATACACATCCATATGGGGCGAGACGAATTCAGATGGGTTCTACATCTTCACAACCCAGAATTTCCCTGAACTGGTATCAGGCCTCTCAGGTCACCTAAAAACCTACCTGTCACACTACCGTGATGCAGACATCTACATGTTAATGGGTGAGGGTGTCACAACCCGTGACATACAGCTGGACCTCTGGCCCTCAAACATAACTGTTAATGTTACTGACATTAACGGCAACCCTGTGGTGGGTGAAACCGTCTACCTCTATGGTCTGGACACGTTCAGTGGCACCACAGGTGCTGATGGTCTTGCTGTATTTGAACACTGCCCTGCCTCAGACTGGGACATCTCCCTCTACCCTTATAACTACTATTACTGGGACGGCTACTGGTACACCCTCACAGAGGACCGGAACCTGACCATAAATGTTACACTGGTCCCTAACACAGTCCCCCTTGAGATAAAAGGTACTGTGGTTGATGATGTGGGGGTTCCAGTATTCAATGTTAAGGTGGACCTCCTCTACATAAATGCAGACCAGCCTGTTGAATGGAATTCAGTAAGAACAGATTCATCAGGTAGATTCATATGTAACCTCCATGGAACAACAGCCAACCTTATGAGGCTCGTATTCTCAAAGGATGGTTACAGGAACCTTACAGTTGATATACTGCCCTGGGAGTTACCTGTGAACAGAATTTTCACCCTTCAGCTTGATGTGGAGGAAACAGGCAGGGTGCAGGGTTACATAAGGAACTTCCCTGGTGAGCCTCTTTCAGGGATAACCGTCACAGCCTCAAGGGTGGGTTACCCCAGCATCTCAAACACTACAGATTCCAGTGGCTTCTACAGCTTCGACCTTCCAGCAGGGAACTACATCTTCACAGCCTCCAGCCCCACCCACATCCCTGTGAGCAAGGCCACCACTATTGCGCCCAACCTAATAATCCCTGTGGACTTTGAACTGCACCTTAAAAACTCCGTTTATGGTCGGGTGCTCCATGCGAACTTTGAAAGGGACCCCTCACCTCTGGAGGGGGCGCTTGTGGAACTTTTAATGGATGGTACATCAGTTGCATCCACCATCACAGACTCTGAGGGAAGATATGAGATAGCCGCCCCAATATCAGGATCATATAACCTTACAGCAGGATTACACCCGTATGAGCCTGCATCAGAAGCAGTTGATCTCCAGGAAACATCAGCCCTATTCAGGGAGATCATACTGTATCCTGGTCCATACTCAGGCATCCATGGTACAGTAACAGACGCTGTAACAGGTCTCCCGCTGAGTGGTGTCACAGTGACCTTCAGAAGATACAGAGGCGAATTTGTTGACCTTGAACTTGTGGCACTCACCGGTACAGATGGATCATACAGCTTCCAGTCACTCCAACCCTGGATACCCTACACCCTGGACTTTGAAAAACCAGGCTACGTACCTGTAAGGGACCTCTGGTTATTCCCTGAAGTTGGTGAGGATTTTGAACACAACCAGCCACTTCAGCCATTCCTCTCAACTATGATTGAGGGCCAGATACTCTGCTGGGCCGGGCCCCTCCAGGGTGAGGTGGTCCTGGATGGTGCCATCAGTATGATTACAGGCCCCGATGGCAGATTCGAGTTCACTGATATCATACCAGGCTACCACATACTCACAGCATATGTCACTGATAGGGCAGAGTCCGTCTACTTCCTCCTTGGAAACGGGGAGCACCTCCACCAGGATATTGTCTTCAGGACCTTCGTAATGGACAGGTCCCCCTCACCAGGGGAGGTCCTCAGGGAACTCCAGAGTGTGGGTGTGAGGCTCTTCGGTGGAAGGGATGGTGCTGCGGCCACACTGAACCTCTACCCTGGAACAGCCGCCACAGGGACACCGCTACCCGGGATACTCTCATGGACAGGGGACTGGCTCATATTCACGCCCTCCTCAATGCCCCCCAGGGGCCCATGCACAGCCAGGGCTGAGGTGCCAGGTGAGGTAACAGCGACCTGGACATTCCAGTACCTGCCACCGACAGGTAACCCGCCAGTTATCACATCTATTAGCCCCCAGGATGGGTCATTCTTCAGGAAGCCCACAGAGATACCGGTAACGGTATCTGTGAGGAATGACCCTGGAAATGGACTCTCATTTGTTGATTCAAAGATCCTCCTTGATAATCTGCCAGTTGCAACCATGATAACAGGTAACAGCCTCACAGGAAGCTGGGCAATGACAGCGACACTATCAGGCATCTCAGCTGGATGGCACAAACTCACCGCCATCGCAATTGATCCCCAGGGCCTCGGCACATCAGTGGACTGGAGGATCTTCGTGTCCTATGCTTCAGGCCCCACCATAAGCAACCTCAGGGTGACGCCCGCATTTGTACCTGGAAGGGAAAGCATGCATATAACCGCAGATATAAGTGAACCTGTAAGGTCGGTTTCCCTTCTCTTTGAGATACCATCCAACAGTGTTGAACTTGGAGGATTTGAGGATAGAATAGATGGATACTGGAGCGGATGGCTGAGGGACTGGCAGAGGACGTTCATGGCACCCGATGGGGAGATACACTTCACCATCATGGCTGTGGGGATGGATGGGGCATTCTCAAACACACTGGGTGGTTCAACAATCGTCGACACCACGGGACCTGAAATCATATTAACAGATCCTGATGTGATCAAATCAAGAAATACCCCTATCGGAGGCATACTTAAGGACCTTACCGGAATTTTCAGTTTCAATGCAACATCAAAAACCTGCAATGTGACATCAAGCTTTACGGCAACCACATTCACGGTGAACATCTCAGCCCCCTCTGACGGCTACCATGAGATAGTGATGAACGCCACCGACATCCTTGGAAACTTCCGGAGTGTGGTCTACAGGATTCTCATTGACACATCAAAGCCTCTTGTCCAGTTCACAGCTCCAAGGGAGAATAGCACCGTGAGACCGGGCACCTTACTGAGCTTCAGGGTATCAGATACTGGACCATCAGGTCTCTGGAGGGGCAAACTAATGGTTTATTATAACAGAATGTATGACAGAATGCCTGATCCTGTCCCTCAGGACCTGAGGGTACTACTTGACGGTACTGATATAACAGGTAGGCTTCAGTATGGAGGGAGAACATATTCTGATCCTTTAATCTCAGGCATATATGGCTACAATTATAACTATACAGCATCACTTGAATCCATTGAGGTAAAATACAATCCCAGGTTATATGGCTTCCTCAGCGATGGCCAGCACACACTCCAGGTTACAGTAAGGGACAGGGCAGGTAACGAGGAGACATCTGAACTGCGCTTCTCAAGCTTCACCGGAAACCCTGAAATCATAGAAAAGAGTATTGATATGGTCTCAGAGGAAAATGAAACCCTGATTATGGTATTTGATGTGCAGGAGAACTCAGATGGTGGATTCAATAAATTCATCCTTAAGGTGGATGGTTCCACGGTAGCATCGCAGCCCATCATAACCCCTGGCACTCTTCCCTACATGTGTACTGTGAGATATGAGGTTACAGGAAACTTTACAGAGGGCCCGCACACGGTGAGCCTTACAGTTACCGATGGCAGGGGATTCTCAGGGACACTGGACACAGGATTCTATCACCTTGAAAGGACACCTGTAAGCCTACAGAACTTCAATGAGAGGTACATGTACATCCCTGACATCGGGGTGTACTCAGGAAACCACACCCATTACCTGAAAACCAACAGTTCATACTACTTCAAACCTGGCAGCAGCGCCCTTCACGGTTACTGTGCAATGGATGGACCCAGCAACAATCTCCTCGGGAGATACTCAGAAAGATCGGATAACATCATACTCCCAATGGGTGGGCAGCTTGCCTTCACCATAGCAGAGACCCCATATATTAATGTGGCTGATGCAGAATACCTCTCACTGTGGATGACCGATATAGAGGTCATCAACAACGTTTACTGGGGGTGGGGTGGAGGTATACTGGTCTACTTCGACGATGGGCGAGGATACAACCTTCTGGTGAATAACACCAAGGGAATTCGCGGCTTTGACCTCCTAAGCACCCTGAACCCCCCTGCAATACTCTACGTCAGACATGAAGCCCCATGGGTGAACCGGGCAGGTATTGTGGATAACAGTGTCGCATCCAGAAGGGGGGCTGACGGAAGGATATGGAAGAACTACATTGTGAAGATACCCGAGGGCCTTAACACAGCCAACCTGAAGGTGATATTCGTATGGGAGACCGTGAACTGGTTCCAGAACAGCGCGGGTATGACGGTCTCTGTATCATCAAAGATAGACCACGTTGAATTTGTTAAGTCCATAGTGGATTACGTGTACCCGGACTTCGGTGAGGAGGACGTTAAACTCAAACCAACAATATGGGCCCGGTTCAAGGTTCCCCTGGATGCTGCAAGGTTCAGTTCAGATGTCTTCCACCTCAGGAACTCCGCAGGCGGAATCATAAACGGAACAGCCAGCTACGATCAAACCCTGCAGAGGGCCTACTTCACCCCCTTCAGTGAACTTGGGGGTCTCAAAACCTTCACCGGATACGTCAGCCAGGACATAAGGACTATCTATGGGGTTGTACTCCCAAAAATGGGGCCCTACACATGGAGCTTCACAACTGCCCGTGGACAGCCAGCCCTCTGGCAGACTATCAGGTACAATGGAGAGGACTACTGCATATACCTCGTCTGGGGACCTGACTACGCTGGGGGAAAACCAGGCTACCTTTACTCAGGCAATGAACTTGTATCAACCTATGGAACACTCCTGGAGATACAGGTACTCAAGAAGGTTGGAAGCAACTACTATGAGATCGGGGACATGGACCTCAAACGCATGATATTCCAGGCGGCCCAGAGAAAGGCCTTCTACACCACCTTCAATGTCACATCCCCTGAACTCATACCCCAGTCAACCAGGGACTGGATTGAGGACTCCGCAGGAAGCTGGAGCGGCTGGTTACTCTGGGGAATCGCATGGCTGGTCTCAGACCCGGCCCCGATCCCTGACGACGATGAGGTTATAAAGGACATGATAGGCCTCATACTGGGTGATGGATCAACACCAGCCACACTTACAGGGGTTGAACAGGCACTATCCTGGTTCTCAACGGGACTCACCGGTGCAAGTAAAATAAACGATGCCGTGGAGAAACTGAGGGAGATGAAGGCCAAGAAGGCGGGTAACAAGTTTGAGGAGAGTGTCGTGGGTGATGTCCTTGAGATAGCAGAGTTTGTTAAGGGAGAACTTGACTTCCAGAGGGAACTCTGGGAGTACGTCTTCAAGTGCATGTGGCAGCTGAGGGTTGCAGAGAACTACCGTCCACAGCTGACAGCCATCCTCCCATACACATCTGGAGGTACACATGAGGCCATCAGTGAATTCCTATCAGCGAGTATAGACACGGTGAAAAGGGATATAGCTCGCAAGGTGGCTGAACACATAGGTAAAACAACCGTCAGCCTGATCAAGGATGCTGTCCTCGATGTGGTCAGCAAAAACCCCTACGGTAAGATCGTGGTGACGACACTGAAGGTCTTCTTCAAGATAGCAAGCTTCACAAGGTGGGATGATGTCCATGCATCATCGAATGTTGCAGTAGCATACTCGGACGCAGAGTACAGCTTCCACAATGCCCGGGAGGCACTGGTCAGTACCTTCAGGCTTGTATCACCTGACAGAATCACAGTTGATGACGTCACCTACCCTGCGACGGCTGGAAGGCTCTGGTACGGTGCAGGGGGATACTTCTATGATACCCTGCTCAAGATAGCCAGGATAGTGAGGAACTGGCCAACATCCGATAGGAGTTCATGGGACGCCGCAATACCCGTATATGAGAGATATGCCTCAGAGTACCTTAGAAGGAGTGGTAGCTTCATACCCGAGGTTCTATCATCAAACACCGATATAATGCGTCTCCTCCCCCTCATAAAGGGGGGCACCCAGGGTAAACCCTCAAGGATATACCTGGCAGCCTATTCACCTGTGGCACTCCTTGTAACAGCACCTGACGGTCGCAGGATAGGATATGACCCCACACGTCCTGAGGGTCAGAGAATAGTCAACGACTTCGGTGCCAGTGCATTCTACAACAGCCCCTACAGTGAACCACAGGTCATGGTGATACCGGCAGTTATAGGGGAGCTCAGGATACAGGCCTTCGGGGTTGACACAGACAGTTACAGGATAACCGTTGAGGTTCTCGATGAGGATGGAAACCCTATCTCAGGTTCAGAGTGGACCGGTAACATCACCCCGGGTGTCTATAAATTCTTCAGCATCCTCATAGACCAGTACGGTTCAACCTACAAGTACGATGGCAGGGCACCGGTTATCAGGGTTACAGGCGTATCAGGTGGCGGAAGGTACACCGGTACAGTAAAACCCCTCATATCAGTTGACGATGACAACCTTGAGGGGTGGTTCGCAACACTCAACGGCAAACTCTACACAGGGGGACCGGTAAGTTCACCGGGTGTTTACACACTGGTTGTGAGGGCCACCGATGGAGTGAACGTGGTCTACAGTACAGTGATCTTCATGATACAGGGTGCTTCACCGGTGAAGCCACCCGAGGAGGGTGAACACGGCGGTGTAAGGGAGACTGTGATTGCTCATGCGGTGTACACTGTTTCAGGTGCTGTGAGTGAGGTCCCATCCAGGGCTGTGGTACCACCCGCTGAAATGGTTAACGTTACACCCACAGGTATGAGGGGAGGATATGACTACACATGGCTTGCGGTGTCTCTCCTGGTATCTGTGCTCATAATTGGGGTGTACGGGGCCCTTAGAAGGAGGAATACGTGA